A portion of the Streptomyces erythrochromogenes genome contains these proteins:
- the ssgD gene encoding spore wall synthesis regulator SsgD, with protein sequence MITVIEQAAQARLVATAPKVETVPVTLCYDRADPFAVRMAFPAPATLEGVEVSWTFSRELLESGLDRPSGCGDVRVRPYDGDRTTIEFHAVEGVAIVLMLTAELHRFLERAAAVVPPGLEHLYLDMDHSLAELMRDTC encoded by the coding sequence TTGATCACTGTCATCGAGCAGGCCGCGCAGGCCCGTCTGGTCGCCACCGCGCCGAAGGTCGAGACCGTTCCCGTCACCCTCTGTTACGACCGGGCGGATCCCTTCGCCGTTCGCATGGCCTTCCCCGCCCCGGCCACGCTGGAAGGTGTCGAGGTCTCGTGGACGTTCTCGCGCGAGCTGCTGGAGTCCGGGCTGGACCGCCCGTCCGGCTGCGGCGACGTGCGCGTGCGGCCGTACGACGGAGACCGGACCACGATCGAGTTCCACGCGGTGGAGGGCGTCGCGATCGTCCTGATGCTGACGGCCGAGCTGCACCGATTCCTGGAGCGGGCCGCGGCCGTGGTCCCGCCCGGCCTGGAGCACCTCTACCTCGACATGGACCACAGCCTGGCCGAGCTGATGCGCGACACCTGCTGA
- a CDS encoding ABC-F family ATP-binding cassette domain-containing protein produces MSHAPAFITCSALSFDWPDGTPVFDGFQLAVGPGRTGLIGLNGSGKSTLLKLIAGELTPSEGQSSVAGSVGYLPQTVTLDTALRVDEALGIRTARAALHAIEAGEATEANFAAVGDDWDVEERALATLDQLGLARIGLDRTVGELSGGESVLLRLAALLLDRPDVLLLDEPTNNLDLRARGRLYAAVESWSGVMLLVSHDRELLERVDQIADLRDGEVRWYGGNFTDYEEMLAAEQDAAERMVRVAEADVQRQKRELADAQVKLARRKRYGQKMYENKREPKIVMGARKRAAQESAGKHRIMHTEKLAQAKERLDQAVEAVRDDAEIRIELPATLVPPGRRVLTLSDVHLPHGGRVRGEWELRGPERIALVGRNGSGKTTLLRTIAGQLAPESGTAETHVTTRFLPQRLDVLDEDRSVVENVARFAPQATNNLIRARLAHFLFRGGRADRPAGTLSGGERFRAALAALLLAEPAPQLLMLDEPTNNLDLSSVRQLTDALESYQGALVVASHDVPFLESIGVTRWLLLDGELRPTTAEEVREALWHG; encoded by the coding sequence ATGAGCCACGCCCCTGCATTCATCACCTGTTCCGCCCTGTCCTTCGACTGGCCCGACGGAACCCCCGTGTTCGACGGGTTCCAGCTGGCCGTCGGCCCCGGCCGTACCGGCCTGATCGGACTCAACGGGAGTGGCAAGTCCACCCTGTTGAAGCTGATCGCCGGTGAACTTACCCCGTCCGAGGGCCAGTCGTCCGTAGCCGGCTCGGTCGGCTACCTCCCCCAGACCGTCACCCTCGACACCGCGCTGCGCGTGGACGAGGCGCTCGGCATCCGCACCGCCCGCGCCGCGCTGCACGCCATCGAGGCGGGCGAGGCCACGGAGGCGAACTTCGCCGCCGTCGGCGACGACTGGGACGTGGAGGAGCGGGCCCTGGCCACGCTCGACCAGCTCGGTCTCGCCCGGATCGGCCTGGACCGCACCGTCGGCGAGCTCTCCGGCGGCGAGTCCGTCCTGCTGCGCCTGGCCGCACTGCTGCTGGACCGTCCCGACGTCCTGCTGCTGGACGAGCCGACCAACAACCTTGACCTGCGCGCCCGGGGCCGCCTGTACGCGGCCGTCGAGTCCTGGTCCGGGGTGATGCTCCTGGTCAGCCACGACCGCGAGCTGCTGGAGCGGGTCGACCAGATCGCCGACCTGCGCGACGGTGAAGTCCGCTGGTACGGAGGGAACTTCACCGACTACGAGGAGATGCTCGCCGCCGAGCAGGACGCGGCCGAGCGCATGGTCCGGGTCGCGGAGGCCGACGTACAGCGGCAGAAGCGCGAACTGGCCGACGCACAGGTCAAATTGGCCCGGCGCAAGCGGTACGGCCAGAAGATGTACGAGAACAAGCGCGAGCCGAAGATCGTGATGGGCGCCCGCAAGCGTGCGGCACAGGAATCGGCCGGCAAGCACCGGATCATGCACACCGAGAAGCTGGCCCAGGCGAAGGAGCGGCTGGACCAGGCGGTGGAGGCGGTCCGCGACGACGCCGAGATCCGCATCGAACTGCCCGCGACCCTGGTCCCGCCGGGGCGGCGCGTCCTGACTCTCAGCGATGTGCACCTGCCGCACGGGGGCCGCGTACGGGGCGAGTGGGAGCTCCGGGGCCCGGAGCGGATCGCGCTGGTGGGCCGCAACGGCTCGGGGAAGACCACGCTGCTCCGCACGATCGCGGGGCAGCTAGCACCGGAGTCCGGGACGGCCGAGACCCATGTGACCACGCGGTTCCTGCCGCAGCGGCTGGACGTGCTGGACGAGGACCGCTCGGTCGTGGAGAACGTGGCGCGGTTCGCCCCGCAGGCCACCAACAACCTGATCCGGGCCCGGCTCGCGCACTTCCTCTTCCGGGGCGGGCGGGCGGACCGGCCGGCCGGCACCCTGTCGGGCGGCGAGCGGTTCCGGGCGGCACTGGCGGCGCTGCTTCTGGCGGAGCCCGCCCCGCAGCTCCTCATGCTGGACGAGCCGACGAACAACCTCGACCTGTCGAGCGTGCGGCAGCTGACCGACGCGCTGGAGTCGTACCAGGGCGCGCTCGTGGTGGCGAGCCACGACGTGCCGTTCCTGGAGTCGATCGGGGTGACGCGCTGGCTCCTGCTGGACGGCGAGCTGCGGCCGACCACGGCCGAGGAGGTCCGGGAGGCGCTGTGGCACGGCTGA
- a CDS encoding helix-turn-helix domain-containing protein, with amino-acid sequence MPPRSTPTARQRRLGSELRRLREESGTSVQWAAALLGVDRTRIPNIESGRIGISAERVRTLARHYGCRHPELVDLLAGMAQERDKGWWERHRGALPPGLLDICELEHHAVGLHTAVTTHIPGLLQTEAHARAVFGVADPPLPESELQARLALRMGRQQVFARERPPLYEAVVHEAALRMRFGGPGVVREQLEHVLAQSELERTTVRVIPFSAGGFPGSGQSFTYAAAALSRLDTVQLDSSHGSMLVDSDPKLRRYRGLLERLRSLALPAAASRDFIHTVVRDL; translated from the coding sequence GTGCCACCCAGGAGCACACCCACCGCCAGGCAGCGGCGCCTCGGCTCCGAGCTGCGCAGACTCCGCGAGGAGTCGGGCACGTCGGTCCAGTGGGCCGCGGCGCTGCTCGGGGTCGACCGCACCCGGATCCCGAACATCGAGTCGGGCCGGATCGGCATCAGCGCCGAACGCGTCCGCACCCTCGCCCGCCACTACGGCTGCCGGCACCCGGAGCTCGTGGACCTGCTCGCGGGGATGGCGCAGGAGCGGGACAAGGGCTGGTGGGAGCGGCACCGGGGGGCACTGCCGCCCGGGCTGCTCGACATCTGCGAGCTGGAGCACCACGCGGTCGGGCTGCACACCGCGGTGACCACGCACATACCCGGACTGCTCCAGACCGAGGCGCACGCGCGGGCCGTCTTCGGCGTCGCCGACCCGCCGCTGCCGGAATCCGAGCTCCAGGCCCGCCTCGCGCTGCGGATGGGCCGCCAGCAGGTGTTCGCGCGGGAGCGGCCGCCGCTGTACGAGGCGGTGGTGCACGAGGCGGCGCTGCGGATGCGGTTCGGCGGGCCCGGGGTGGTCCGGGAGCAGCTGGAGCACGTACTCGCACAGTCGGAGCTGGAGCGTACGACGGTCCGGGTCATTCCGTTCAGCGCCGGCGGCTTCCCGGGGTCCGGGCAGTCCTTCACGTACGCCGCGGCGGCGCTGAGCCGGCTGGACACCGTGCAGCTGGACAGCTCGCACGGCTCGATGCTGGTCGACTCGGACCCGAAGCTGAGGCGGTACCGGGGGCTGCTGGAGCGGCTGCGCTCCCTGGCGCTGCCGGCGGCCGCCTCCCGCGATTTCATCCACACCGTCGTGCGGGACCTGTGA
- a CDS encoding acyl-ACP desaturase, whose product MTITSPHLGSSEAWTDAKLLYALEEVVEKELNRHLQVTKDWMPHEYVPWSEGRNFPGFFEDGEAWDPQQSKVTDIGKIALVVNLLTEDNLPSYHHEIATLFGRNGAWGTWVHRWTAEEGRHGIVMRDYLLASRAVDPDKLEAFRMQHMSEGFESDNRHSMLHSVAYVAFQELATRISHRNTGHQSGDPVCDRMLARIAQDENLHMIFYRNLLGAAFELAPDLTMQAVRDVVVNFRMPGHGMPGFERMAAQMAIGGVYNLRIHHDDVLAPVLRFLKVMDIAGLGPEGQKAQDELGLFMDGLNTEATKFDEKLAARAARLAARKG is encoded by the coding sequence GTGACGATCACCTCTCCCCACCTCGGCAGCTCGGAGGCGTGGACCGACGCCAAGCTGCTGTACGCGCTGGAAGAGGTGGTCGAAAAGGAGCTCAACCGCCACCTGCAGGTCACCAAGGACTGGATGCCCCACGAGTACGTTCCGTGGAGCGAGGGCCGGAACTTCCCGGGCTTCTTCGAGGACGGCGAGGCCTGGGACCCGCAGCAGTCCAAGGTCACCGACATCGGCAAGATCGCGCTGGTCGTGAACCTGCTGACCGAGGACAACCTCCCCAGCTACCACCACGAGATCGCGACGCTCTTCGGGCGCAACGGCGCGTGGGGCACCTGGGTGCACCGCTGGACGGCCGAGGAGGGCCGCCACGGCATCGTGATGCGCGACTACCTGCTGGCCTCGCGCGCCGTGGACCCGGACAAGCTGGAAGCGTTCCGCATGCAGCACATGTCGGAGGGCTTCGAGTCCGACAACCGCCACTCGATGCTGCACTCGGTGGCGTACGTGGCCTTCCAGGAGCTCGCCACGCGCATCTCGCACCGCAACACCGGCCACCAGTCCGGTGACCCGGTCTGCGACCGCATGCTGGCGCGCATCGCGCAGGACGAGAACCTGCACATGATCTTCTACCGCAACCTGCTGGGCGCGGCCTTCGAGCTCGCCCCGGACCTGACCATGCAGGCGGTGCGGGACGTCGTCGTCAACTTCCGGATGCCCGGACACGGCATGCCCGGTTTCGAGCGGATGGCCGCGCAGATGGCCATCGGCGGCGTCTACAACCTGCGGATCCACCACGACGACGTACTGGCGCCGGTCCTCCGCTTCCTCAAGGTCATGGACATCGCCGGCCTCGGCCCGGAGGGCCAGAAGGCCCAGGACGAGCTCGGCCTGTTCATGGACGGCCTGAACACCGAGGCCACGAAGTTCGACGAGAAGCTGGCCGCCCGCGCCGCGCGCCTCGCGGCCCGCAAGGGCTGA
- a CDS encoding WXG100 family type VII secretion target, producing the protein MAEHAALGFDPAPGNPAAVLALARKLGASAKSLDEASRVVTDLVSHSSSWQGEAATAFRASLSRDLPRYLASAHTSLAEAARRLTGWHDTLVAHRELAARYEAQAAAAKTEEALTDTRRLARELAAEHAAAARRVAATLNAATDKLAPKEPGLLASIWHKITEDPADALSNASAILGFVGALVALACPPAGLAIMLVGSGLSLAALAMHASDPKFRKSLTDGLTKGQFDADFWKSSVTLMGDTVGSVPGVAALASGAKAGTAAARAAMAAAPEASALTGLSPGATAFRQAAWSTSDDLRQVESPLTGWALRTSTQETRDRVGVAVAGTGALTATLDYGPDNETVEHSSTSVDGARGVLEDAPSAIRKSGRVWSELRP; encoded by the coding sequence ATGGCTGAGCACGCGGCGCTGGGCTTCGACCCGGCCCCCGGAAATCCGGCCGCGGTCCTGGCGTTGGCCAGGAAGCTCGGCGCGTCGGCGAAGTCGCTGGACGAGGCCTCCCGCGTGGTGACGGACCTCGTCTCGCACAGCTCTTCCTGGCAGGGCGAGGCGGCGACCGCCTTCCGGGCCTCCCTCTCGCGGGACCTCCCCCGCTACCTGGCCTCGGCCCACACCTCCCTGGCGGAGGCCGCCCGCCGGCTCACGGGCTGGCACGACACCCTGGTCGCGCACCGCGAGCTGGCCGCCCGCTACGAGGCCCAGGCCGCGGCGGCGAAGACCGAGGAGGCCCTCACCGACACCCGCCGCCTGGCCCGCGAACTCGCCGCCGAACACGCGGCGGCGGCCCGCCGCGTGGCCGCGACGCTGAACGCCGCGACGGACAAACTGGCCCCGAAGGAACCGGGCCTCCTGGCCTCGATCTGGCACAAGATCACCGAAGACCCGGCGGACGCCCTCTCCAACGCCTCGGCGATCCTGGGCTTCGTGGGCGCGCTGGTGGCGCTCGCCTGCCCGCCTGCCGGCCTCGCCATCATGCTGGTGGGCAGCGGCCTGTCCTTGGCGGCCCTGGCCATGCACGCTTCCGACCCGAAGTTCCGCAAGTCCCTGACGGACGGCTTGACCAAGGGCCAGTTCGACGCGGACTTCTGGAAAAGCAGCGTGACCCTCATGGGGGACACCGTCGGCTCGGTCCCGGGCGTGGCCGCCCTCGCCTCAGGTGCCAAGGCCGGAACGGCGGCCGCCCGCGCGGCCATGGCAGCCGCCCCGGAGGCCAGCGCACTGACAGGACTCAGCCCAGGGGCCACCGCCTTCCGCCAGGCAGCATGGTCCACGTCCGACGACCTGCGCCAGGTGGAGAGCCCCCTGACAGGATGGGCATTGCGGACCTCGACTCAGGAAACCCGAGACCGGGTAGGCGTAGCCGTGGCCGGCACAGGAGCCCTGACCGCCACACTCGACTACGGCCCGGACAACGAAACAGTCGAACACAGCTCGACGTCCGTGGACGGTGCCCGCGGGGTTCTGGAGGACGCTCCCTCAGCCATCAGAAAGTCCGGCCGCGTCTGGTCGGAGCTGAGGCCGTGA
- a CDS encoding WhiB family transcriptional regulator → MSTNTSAAATDTTAWYELALCAQTGPGFFFPEPGSSLRDAKRLCGACEGRAACLEYALANDERFGVWGGLSEAERLALRPRRR, encoded by the coding sequence CCACCGACACCACCGCCTGGTACGAACTCGCCCTGTGCGCCCAGACCGGCCCGGGCTTCTTCTTCCCGGAGCCGGGCTCCTCATTGCGCGATGCGAAGCGGCTGTGCGGGGCGTGCGAGGGGCGGGCGGCGTGCCTGGAGTACGCCCTGGCCAATGACGAGCGATTCGGGGTCTGGGGCGGCCTCTCGGAGGCGGAGCGCCTCGCGCTGCGCCCCCGCCGCCGCTGA